From Pungitius pungitius chromosome 9, fPunPun2.1, whole genome shotgun sequence, one genomic window encodes:
- the zgc:154142 gene encoding ovochymase-2 isoform X2 produces the protein MDEEKSRRRSGGTSTLEKCLIFLFVAMTVACIGLVVIYFTDKADPSAHTGPDSGCGGPQQLTGESGTFTSFNYPSSYDNGKSCTWDISVAPDKVIQLWFEEFALEDTQLCMSDFITLRDSLGTIGKFCGYTKPRPLVSLTNHLKVYFDTNDRKTDQGFKAHYKAVDPKLAPEIAGAGGFLQGDQGTLMTPGSPEQSYPSGALYQWKITVPKGERVRLTFTFFDLVPEVCGDFVEVYDGDKAGSSSFSKFCGGKIPKPVESVGNTMVVRFKSDNSLAAKGFMATFTKSSLPPVVTTPTPVPTAPTAPRPSTAQTPPPTSPAGDVPVILRGRKGVIQSLGFPNPYPAHLNSSWRISVPKGFLVKLQITEMAITGEPGQCKGDRLVISDDYSTLGTHCGNLLPPVVVGASDTISVTFQSDGQLTDRGFSARWEAVYAEDIAEIQGCGISSTEGTGVIKSQNWPMNYKANAECMWNIALPFGKKITLTFTHFDLEAKDLLTSKCFDNIMVYELNSLTNALLQTHGPFCGTKLPGTIQTKGSRLVIRFHSDLFTESKGFRAYWTTDPSLPAPTEPPAPANPWDNIPIDWPSTCGKPTIPPVVASRIVNGEPAKPHSWPWQVSMQVWPASRPEPMFFHTCGGTLIHKNWVLTAAHCFINYADELPRWRMCLGKHNLTYTEPTEHCFNVSGIYRHEGFKYPTVPTVEFDIALVRLDGEAMASNEISYACLPSEEEVLPEGKKCYATGWGDETGDSMNAKVAEALNQVALPVVPYDTCKRMDYWWFQVKTSMICCGYTLPDELQSVCQGDSGGPLVCQDNPGGSWEVHGITSFGPIGCVMNKKPSVFTRSSAYLPWIRNVLRRDIYKEHTSGCGGPKELSGTEGTLSSTDNHGNYINKARCQWNIQVPLGKLVHIHFHNLSLEPSQLCLNDKVSLRDRIGSLGTHCSDVPPQDLVSDGNALHISFSSNDKVVDTGFSAAWKAVDPTEGPCGGSFSSAQGEITSPNWPNDYRAQSVCTWRITIPSATSIHVAFTHFELQAVNVLGHCVDYVEIFHGERMTSIGRFCGFASPPSIAPLSSPVVIRFLSNGANQPKGFRGYWTTDAGVIPTLPPPPHDIWDDTPIDWPADCGNPVVKPHTRAVRVVNGEQATPHSWPWQVSMQASPLFPIPYMHGCGGSLIHKDWILTAAHCFMFPLNNPTFWRMCLGKHHMNSSMDVPSAEQCFKVDAIVRHEGFVYEQDRTDITNDIALVHLAEPVGMTREISPVCLPKPGTVMPAGTPCFVTGWGDEKGNLFPRVSEKLNQAALPVVDFETCSKPAYWWDTLRPSMICAGYESPDELKSACQGDSGGPFACAGTSMNWEVHGIVSFGPQGCIKDKKPSVFTRVSAFSDWINDNIKKFIYESGKTR, from the exons ATGGATGAGGAGAAGAGTCGCCGTCGGTCCGGGGGCACGAGCACCCTGGAAAAGTGTCTGATATTTCTCTTTGTGGCCATGACCGTTGCCTGCATCGGCCTCGTGGTCATCTACTTCACTGACAAAGCGGACCCTTCTGCTCATACAG GCCCAGACTCTGGGTGCGGTGGTCCGCAGCAGCTGACCGGAGAGTCAGGCACCTTCACCAGCTTTAACTACCCCAGCAGCTACGACAATGGAAAAAGCTGCACCTGGGACATCAGTGTGGCCCCTGACAAG GTGATCCAACTGTGGTTTGAGGAGTTTGCTTTGGAGGACACCCAGCTCTGCATGTCAGACTTCATCACACTGAGAGACTCTCTGGGAACCATTG GTAAATTCTGCGGCTACACCAAACCGAGGCCGTTGGTGTCACTTACCAACCACTTGAAGGTGTACTTTGACACCAATGACAGAAAAACGGACCAGGGTTTCAAGGCTCATTACAAGGCTGTGGATCCAAAGCTCGCACCAG AAATAGCCGGAGCTGGTGGCTTTCTCCAAGGTGACCAGGGGACCCTGATGACCCCCGGCTCCCCGGAGCAGAGCTACCCGAGTGGGGCGCTGTACCAG TGGAAAATCACGGTGCCCAAAGGCGAAAGGGTTCGACTCACATTCACTTTCTTTGACCTGGTGCCTGAGGTCTGTGGAGATTTTGTTGAGGTCTACGATGGCGACAAGGCCGGCTCCTCTTCATTCA GCAAATTCTGTGGAGGAAAGATTCCTAAGCCAGTGGAGTCCGTCGGCAACACAATGGTGGTCCGCTTCAAATCCGACAACAGTTTGGCTGCTAAAGGATTCATGGCGACTTTTACCAAGTCCAGCCTTCCACCTGTTGTTACCACCCCGACACCCGTACCCACCGCACCCACCGCACCCAGACCTTCCACCGCACAAACACCTCCCCCCACATCTCCTG CAGGTGATGTTCCAGTTATCCTTCGTGGCCGTAAAGGAGTGATCCAGTCCTTGGGTTTCCCAAATCCCTACCCTGCTCATCTGAACAGCTCCTGGAGGATATCTGTGCCCAAAGGATTCCTGGTGAAACTGCAGATCACTGAAATGGCCATCACAGGAGAGCCTGGACAATGCAAGGGGGACAGACTGGTCATCTCAGATGATTACAGCACATTAG GCACACACTGTGGCAACCTGCTGCCCCCGGTGGTGGTCGGTGCCAGTGACACAATATCAGTCACCTTCCAGTCCGACGGTCAACTCACAGACCGAGGATTCTCAGCGAGGTGGGAGGCTGTGTATGCCGAGGACATcgcag AAATCCAGGGATGTGGCATTTCTTCCACAGAGGGAACAGGAGTTATTAAGTCCCAGAACTGGCCTATGAACTACAAAGCTAACGCAGAGTGCATGTGGAACATTGCTTTACCTTTTGGCAAAAAGATCACACTCACATTCACCCACTTTGACCTCGAGGCTAAAGATCTCCTGACCTCCAAATGCTTTGATAATATAATGGTGTACGAGCTCAATAGTTTGACTAATGCGCTGCTTCAAACGCACG GTCCATTTTGTGGGACTAAGCTGCCGGGTACCATCCAGACAAAAGGCAGCAGGCTGGTGATTCGTTTCCATAGTGACCTGTTTACTGAGTCCAAAGGCTTCAGAGCCTACTGGACAACAGACCCCAGTTTACCTGCCCCCACTGAGCCACCTGCTCCGGCCAACCCCTGGGACAACATCCCCATAG ACTGGCCGAGTACATGCGGTAAACCAACCATTCCTCCTGTTGTTGCGTCACGCATTGTGAATGGAGAGCCAGCTAAGCCTCACTCCTGGCCCTGGCAAGTGTCCATGCAG GTCTGGCCGGCCAGTCGTCCAGAGCCCATGTTTTTCCACACCTGTGGTGGTACTCTGATTCATAAGAACTGGGTACTTACTGCAGCTCACTGCTTCATAAA CTACGCTGACGAGCTGCCGCGTTGGCGCATGTGCCTCGGCAAACACAACCTGACCTACACAGAGCCGACCGAACACTGCTTCAATGTGTCCGGTATCTATCGCCACGAGGGCTTCAAGTACCCCACAGTCCCCACGGTGGAGTTTGACATTGCACTGGTCAGGTTGGATGGGGAGGCGATGGCCAGTAATGAGATCTCGTACGCCTGCCTTCCGTCAGAGGAGGAGGTCCTTCCTGAGGGCAAGAAGTGCTACGCCACTGGCTGGGGAGACGAGACTG GTGATTCGATGAATGCTAAAGTTGCAGAGGCCCTTAACCAGGTGGCCTTGCCTGTTGTTCCATATGACACCTGCAAAAGGATGGACTACTGGTGGTTCCAAGTCAAGACCTCCATGATCTGTTGTGGTTACACCCTGCCCGATGAGCTCCAGTCTGTCTGTCAG GGAGATTCAGGTGGTCCCCTGGTGTGTCAGGATAACCCTGGGGGTTCTTGGGAAGTTCATGGCATAACAAGCTTTGGTCCTATTGGATGTGTTATGAATAAGAAGCCCTCTGTTTTCACTCGATCTTCTGCCTACCTCCCCTGGATCAGAAATGTCCTCCGCAGAGACATCTACAAGGAGCACA CATCTGGGTGTGGAGGGCCAAAGGAACTGTCTGGCACAGAAGGCACTTTGTCCTCTACGGATAACCATGGCAACTACATCAACAAAGCCCGATGCCAGTGGAACATCCAGGTGCCACTCGGCAAACTAGTCCACATCCATTTCCACAATTTGTCCCTGGAGCCGAGTCAGTTGTGCCTCAACGATAAAGTCAGCCTCAGAGACAGAATAGGAAGTCTAG GCACACACTGCAGCGATGTACCCCCCCAAGACCTGGTGAGTGACGGAAACGCACTTCACATCAGCTTCTCCTCCAACGACAAGGTGGTGGACACGGGTTTCTCTGCCGCCTGGAAGGCAGTGGACCCCACAGAGG gtCCTTGTGGAGGGAGCTTCAGCAGCGCTCAGGGTGAAATCACCTCTCCCAACTGGCCGAATGACTACCGAGCCCAGTCCGTGTGCACGTGGCGGATCACCATTCCTTCAGCAACAAGTATCCATGTGGCCTTCACCCACTTTGAGCTGCAAGCTGTAAACGTGTTAGGACACTGTGTGGACTACGTGGAGATCTTCCATGGTGAAAGAATGACGTCAATAG GTCGATTCTGCGGCTTTGCTTCTCCACCCAGCATCGCCCCCCTCAGCAGCCCAGTCGTCATTCGCTTCCTCAGTAACGGCGCCAATCAACCGAAAGGTTTTCGTGGTTACTGGACCACTGATGCCGGTGTTATCCCAACTTTACCTCCACCACCTCATGACATCTGGGATGACACCCCTATCG ACTGGCCAGCAGATTGTGGAAACCCAGTAGTGAAACCCCATACAAGAGCCGTGAGGGTGGTCAATGGGGAGCAGGCCACTCCGCACTCGTGGCCTTGGCAAGTCTCCATGCAG GCTTCACCATTGTTTCCGATACCCTACATGCACGGTTGTGGAGGTTCTCTGATTCATAAAGATTGGATCCTAACTGCTGCTCACTGTTTCATGTT CCCTCTGAACAACCCCACCTTCTGGCGCATGTGTTTGGGGAAGCACCACATGAACTCCTCCATGGACGTTCCCTCGGCAGAGCAGTGCTTTAAGGTGGATGCCATCGTCCGCCACGAGGGGTTTGTCTACGAGCAGGATCGCACCGACATCACCAACGACATAGCGCTGGTGCATTTGGCCGAGCCCGTCGGAATGACGAGGGAGATCAGCCCCGTCTGCCTGCCCAAACCCGGGACCGTGATGCCCGCCGGGACGCCCTGCTTTGTCACCGGCTGGGGAGACGAGAAAG GCAACCTGTTCCCCAGAGTGTCTGAGAAGCTTAACCAGGCGGCCCTTCCTGTCGTTGACTTTGAGACCTGCAGTAAGCCCGCTTACTGGTGGGACACCCTCAGACCCTCCATGATCTGTGCTGGTTACGAGTCCCCAGATGAGCTCAAGTCAGCCTGCCAG GGTGACTCCGGAGGACCATTTGCCTGCGCTGGAACGAGCATGAACTGGGAGGTGCACGGCATCGTCAGCTTTGGACCTCAGGGCTGCATCAAGGACAAGAAACCCTCGGTGTTCACCCGGGTCTCTGCCTTCAGTGACTGGATCAACGACAACATTAAGAAGTTTATTTATGAAAGTGGCAAAACGCGTTGA
- the zgc:154142 gene encoding ovochymase-2 isoform X3 has protein sequence MDEEKSRRRSGGTSTLEKCLIFLFVAMTVACIGLVVIYFTDKADPSAHTGPDSGCGGPQQLTGESGTFTSFNYPSSYDNGKSCTWDISVAPDKVIQLWFEEFALEDTQLCMSDFITLRDSLGTIGKFCGYTKPRPLVSLTNHLKVYFDTNDRKTDQGFKAHYKAVDPKLAPEIAGAGGFLQGDQGTLMTPGSPEQSYPSGALYQWKITVPKGERVRLTFTFFDLVPEVCGDFVEVYDGDKAGSSSFSKFCGGKIPKPVESVGNTMVVRFKSDNSLAAKGFMATFTKSSLPPVVTTPTPVPTAPTAPRPSTAQTPPPTSPGDVPVILRGRKGVIQSLGFPNPYPAHLNSSWRISVPKGFLVKLQITEMAITGEPGQCKGDRLVISDDYSTLGTHCGNLLPPVVVGASDTISVTFQSDGQLTDRGFSARWEAVYAEDIAEIQGCGISSTEGTGVIKSQNWPMNYKANAECMWNIALPFGKKITLTFTHFDLEAKDLLTSKCFDNIMVYELNSLTNALLQTHGPFCGTKLPGTIQTKGSRLVIRFHSDLFTESKGFRAYWTTDPSLPAPTEPPAPANPWDNIPIDWPSTCGKPTIPPVVASRIVNGEPAKPHSWPWQVSMQVWPASRPEPMFFHTCGGTLIHKNWVLTAAHCFINYADELPRWRMCLGKHNLTYTEPTEHCFNVSGIYRHEGFKYPTVPTVEFDIALVRLDGEAMASNEISYACLPSEEEVLPEGKKCYATGWGDETGDSMNAKVAEALNQVALPVVPYDTCKRMDYWWFQVKTSMICCGYTLPDELQSVCQGDSGGPLVCQDNPGGSWEVHGITSFGPIGCVMNKKPSVFTRSSAYLPWIRNVLRRDIYKEHTSGCGGPKELSGTEGTLSSTDNHGNYINKARCQWNIQVPLGKLVHIHFHNLSLEPSQLCLNDKVSLRDRIGSLGTHCSDVPPQDLVSDGNALHISFSSNDKVVDTGFSAAWKAVDPTEAGPCGGSFSSAQGEITSPNWPNDYRAQSVCTWRITIPSATSIHVAFTHFELQAVNVLGHCVDYVEIFHGERMTSIGRFCGFASPPSIAPLSSPVVIRFLSNGANQPKGFRGYWTTDAGVIPTLPPPPHDIWDDTPIDWPADCGNPVVKPHTRAVRVVNGEQATPHSWPWQVSMQASPLFPIPYMHGCGGSLIHKDWILTAAHCFMFPLNNPTFWRMCLGKHHMNSSMDVPSAEQCFKVDAIVRHEGFVYEQDRTDITNDIALVHLAEPVGMTREISPVCLPKPGTVMPAGTPCFVTGWGDEKGNLFPRVSEKLNQAALPVVDFETCSKPAYWWDTLRPSMICAGYESPDELKSACQGDSGGPFACAGTSMNWEVHGIVSFGPQGCIKDKKPSVFTRVSAFSDWINDNIKKFIYESGKTR, from the exons ATGGATGAGGAGAAGAGTCGCCGTCGGTCCGGGGGCACGAGCACCCTGGAAAAGTGTCTGATATTTCTCTTTGTGGCCATGACCGTTGCCTGCATCGGCCTCGTGGTCATCTACTTCACTGACAAAGCGGACCCTTCTGCTCATACAG GCCCAGACTCTGGGTGCGGTGGTCCGCAGCAGCTGACCGGAGAGTCAGGCACCTTCACCAGCTTTAACTACCCCAGCAGCTACGACAATGGAAAAAGCTGCACCTGGGACATCAGTGTGGCCCCTGACAAG GTGATCCAACTGTGGTTTGAGGAGTTTGCTTTGGAGGACACCCAGCTCTGCATGTCAGACTTCATCACACTGAGAGACTCTCTGGGAACCATTG GTAAATTCTGCGGCTACACCAAACCGAGGCCGTTGGTGTCACTTACCAACCACTTGAAGGTGTACTTTGACACCAATGACAGAAAAACGGACCAGGGTTTCAAGGCTCATTACAAGGCTGTGGATCCAAAGCTCGCACCAG AAATAGCCGGAGCTGGTGGCTTTCTCCAAGGTGACCAGGGGACCCTGATGACCCCCGGCTCCCCGGAGCAGAGCTACCCGAGTGGGGCGCTGTACCAG TGGAAAATCACGGTGCCCAAAGGCGAAAGGGTTCGACTCACATTCACTTTCTTTGACCTGGTGCCTGAGGTCTGTGGAGATTTTGTTGAGGTCTACGATGGCGACAAGGCCGGCTCCTCTTCATTCA GCAAATTCTGTGGAGGAAAGATTCCTAAGCCAGTGGAGTCCGTCGGCAACACAATGGTGGTCCGCTTCAAATCCGACAACAGTTTGGCTGCTAAAGGATTCATGGCGACTTTTACCAAGTCCAGCCTTCCACCTGTTGTTACCACCCCGACACCCGTACCCACCGCACCCACCGCACCCAGACCTTCCACCGCACAAACACCTCCCCCCACATCTCCTG GTGATGTTCCAGTTATCCTTCGTGGCCGTAAAGGAGTGATCCAGTCCTTGGGTTTCCCAAATCCCTACCCTGCTCATCTGAACAGCTCCTGGAGGATATCTGTGCCCAAAGGATTCCTGGTGAAACTGCAGATCACTGAAATGGCCATCACAGGAGAGCCTGGACAATGCAAGGGGGACAGACTGGTCATCTCAGATGATTACAGCACATTAG GCACACACTGTGGCAACCTGCTGCCCCCGGTGGTGGTCGGTGCCAGTGACACAATATCAGTCACCTTCCAGTCCGACGGTCAACTCACAGACCGAGGATTCTCAGCGAGGTGGGAGGCTGTGTATGCCGAGGACATcgcag AAATCCAGGGATGTGGCATTTCTTCCACAGAGGGAACAGGAGTTATTAAGTCCCAGAACTGGCCTATGAACTACAAAGCTAACGCAGAGTGCATGTGGAACATTGCTTTACCTTTTGGCAAAAAGATCACACTCACATTCACCCACTTTGACCTCGAGGCTAAAGATCTCCTGACCTCCAAATGCTTTGATAATATAATGGTGTACGAGCTCAATAGTTTGACTAATGCGCTGCTTCAAACGCACG GTCCATTTTGTGGGACTAAGCTGCCGGGTACCATCCAGACAAAAGGCAGCAGGCTGGTGATTCGTTTCCATAGTGACCTGTTTACTGAGTCCAAAGGCTTCAGAGCCTACTGGACAACAGACCCCAGTTTACCTGCCCCCACTGAGCCACCTGCTCCGGCCAACCCCTGGGACAACATCCCCATAG ACTGGCCGAGTACATGCGGTAAACCAACCATTCCTCCTGTTGTTGCGTCACGCATTGTGAATGGAGAGCCAGCTAAGCCTCACTCCTGGCCCTGGCAAGTGTCCATGCAG GTCTGGCCGGCCAGTCGTCCAGAGCCCATGTTTTTCCACACCTGTGGTGGTACTCTGATTCATAAGAACTGGGTACTTACTGCAGCTCACTGCTTCATAAA CTACGCTGACGAGCTGCCGCGTTGGCGCATGTGCCTCGGCAAACACAACCTGACCTACACAGAGCCGACCGAACACTGCTTCAATGTGTCCGGTATCTATCGCCACGAGGGCTTCAAGTACCCCACAGTCCCCACGGTGGAGTTTGACATTGCACTGGTCAGGTTGGATGGGGAGGCGATGGCCAGTAATGAGATCTCGTACGCCTGCCTTCCGTCAGAGGAGGAGGTCCTTCCTGAGGGCAAGAAGTGCTACGCCACTGGCTGGGGAGACGAGACTG GTGATTCGATGAATGCTAAAGTTGCAGAGGCCCTTAACCAGGTGGCCTTGCCTGTTGTTCCATATGACACCTGCAAAAGGATGGACTACTGGTGGTTCCAAGTCAAGACCTCCATGATCTGTTGTGGTTACACCCTGCCCGATGAGCTCCAGTCTGTCTGTCAG GGAGATTCAGGTGGTCCCCTGGTGTGTCAGGATAACCCTGGGGGTTCTTGGGAAGTTCATGGCATAACAAGCTTTGGTCCTATTGGATGTGTTATGAATAAGAAGCCCTCTGTTTTCACTCGATCTTCTGCCTACCTCCCCTGGATCAGAAATGTCCTCCGCAGAGACATCTACAAGGAGCACA CATCTGGGTGTGGAGGGCCAAAGGAACTGTCTGGCACAGAAGGCACTTTGTCCTCTACGGATAACCATGGCAACTACATCAACAAAGCCCGATGCCAGTGGAACATCCAGGTGCCACTCGGCAAACTAGTCCACATCCATTTCCACAATTTGTCCCTGGAGCCGAGTCAGTTGTGCCTCAACGATAAAGTCAGCCTCAGAGACAGAATAGGAAGTCTAG GCACACACTGCAGCGATGTACCCCCCCAAGACCTGGTGAGTGACGGAAACGCACTTCACATCAGCTTCTCCTCCAACGACAAGGTGGTGGACACGGGTTTCTCTGCCGCCTGGAAGGCAGTGGACCCCACAGAGG caggtCCTTGTGGAGGGAGCTTCAGCAGCGCTCAGGGTGAAATCACCTCTCCCAACTGGCCGAATGACTACCGAGCCCAGTCCGTGTGCACGTGGCGGATCACCATTCCTTCAGCAACAAGTATCCATGTGGCCTTCACCCACTTTGAGCTGCAAGCTGTAAACGTGTTAGGACACTGTGTGGACTACGTGGAGATCTTCCATGGTGAAAGAATGACGTCAATAG GTCGATTCTGCGGCTTTGCTTCTCCACCCAGCATCGCCCCCCTCAGCAGCCCAGTCGTCATTCGCTTCCTCAGTAACGGCGCCAATCAACCGAAAGGTTTTCGTGGTTACTGGACCACTGATGCCGGTGTTATCCCAACTTTACCTCCACCACCTCATGACATCTGGGATGACACCCCTATCG ACTGGCCAGCAGATTGTGGAAACCCAGTAGTGAAACCCCATACAAGAGCCGTGAGGGTGGTCAATGGGGAGCAGGCCACTCCGCACTCGTGGCCTTGGCAAGTCTCCATGCAG GCTTCACCATTGTTTCCGATACCCTACATGCACGGTTGTGGAGGTTCTCTGATTCATAAAGATTGGATCCTAACTGCTGCTCACTGTTTCATGTT CCCTCTGAACAACCCCACCTTCTGGCGCATGTGTTTGGGGAAGCACCACATGAACTCCTCCATGGACGTTCCCTCGGCAGAGCAGTGCTTTAAGGTGGATGCCATCGTCCGCCACGAGGGGTTTGTCTACGAGCAGGATCGCACCGACATCACCAACGACATAGCGCTGGTGCATTTGGCCGAGCCCGTCGGAATGACGAGGGAGATCAGCCCCGTCTGCCTGCCCAAACCCGGGACCGTGATGCCCGCCGGGACGCCCTGCTTTGTCACCGGCTGGGGAGACGAGAAAG GCAACCTGTTCCCCAGAGTGTCTGAGAAGCTTAACCAGGCGGCCCTTCCTGTCGTTGACTTTGAGACCTGCAGTAAGCCCGCTTACTGGTGGGACACCCTCAGACCCTCCATGATCTGTGCTGGTTACGAGTCCCCAGATGAGCTCAAGTCAGCCTGCCAG GGTGACTCCGGAGGACCATTTGCCTGCGCTGGAACGAGCATGAACTGGGAGGTGCACGGCATCGTCAGCTTTGGACCTCAGGGCTGCATCAAGGACAAGAAACCCTCGGTGTTCACCCGGGTCTCTGCCTTCAGTGACTGGATCAACGACAACATTAAGAAGTTTATTTATGAAAGTGGCAAAACGCGTTGA